Below is a genomic region from Medicago truncatula cultivar Jemalong A17 chromosome 3, MtrunA17r5.0-ANR, whole genome shotgun sequence.
AGGTGGTGCTTGATGAAGAGGAGGAGGGTCCATCTGAGAAGACAAAGATCTTGAAGAAACAGAAGAACCAAAAAGATCTAATCTTGTTCTTGGAAAAGGTGAAGAAAACGGTGGTGCTGGTATACCAGTAAATTCCTGAACCATGGCTCTGAAATTTGTAGTATCTGTAGTGAGAACTGTAGTAGGTGCACGTCTTGAAGCTCTTGATCTTTTCTTCGGATTTCTTCCCATATTGTTATTGTTGAGATTTTGTTGATCATTGGTGAGTGATATTCCTCCACGTGAAGTACTTTCTTGTGGTAGAGAatggtgttgttgttggtgtGTGGTGTGTACAGAAGAAGCAACGTTTTCTCTTGTTTGACCAGCTGCTAATTGACTCAACAAAAAagcttgttgttgttgatgattctgttgagaagatgaagaaggtaCCATTAAGCTACTAAGATCGGTATTGTTTGGTTCAGATCTACCTGTAGCTTTAGCCCACATCATATCAAGGTTTAGAAAtgagttttggttttggtttgatgATGGTGAAGCTTTTTGTAATGAATCCATATAATAATTCACCAATGGATCAAACATTTGTTGTTgtggtaaagaagaagaaggatgtgATGGTGTGTTTAGAACATGGTTTATTCTTGTTGTTGGTGGTTGTTGATTGTTTAAGAGTGCAGAAAAATTATTTGAATCACCTCTTGAATCATAGTCTTCAATTTCATCACCACAGCTTGAAGATTGCATACTTCCACTATTTCCTGAATCCATGATGAGAGAGAGACAAAGAGAGAGATTTTGCTTTTTCTTATgcttttttggttttggtgcttactctactactactactactatacATACCCCTCCATATTTAAGTGGTTCGTACAAGGCGCAGAGAATGAGGTATgggacaaaagaaaaaaacatgagaAAGGGTTGTTTCTGGAGTTTGGTGATAATTATGGATTCAGAAAAAGatagttttctttctttcttcagaATATTGTACTCATCACACACACTCACACCCAcgttttttcattcaaacttcaaatctcTTTggatctgaaaaaaaaaaaaaaaaaagagccgTACACTGTGCTTTCTTTGTTTGACTAACTATTATTACTAAATTTGTCTTTGAGCCAAACGAAAGAAAAACATGTATACGTATAAATGAACATACAAAAGGAAATAATCAAAAGAATATTTAATTCTTGCAGTTACAAGGGAAGATGTGTAAACACAAACTTACTCTGTTTGTTTGGATTCTTTGTATTAGGGTTTGTGTCACATGTacaaaaaaaggaagagaaagagaGTAGTAGTGTATGAAGGTGTGTGGAAGAAGAAAAGGATAGTTGTTTAgcttttttgtttatgtttctgGGAAAATATCAAAGTGGGGTAGCCATAAGAGATGATGAATGGTGATGACAGGCTTATGTGGTCAAAGTATGTGAGAGTTGTGGTTTTTATTTGCAGTGTGAATTGGAGAATAGATATACGACGATGATGAAGGTTAATGACATTTTTTAATGATTCATTAATTTAATAAGATATTTAGTTAATTTCTTGTTtgtattatagatttttttttactaggaaTAATGAGGTGGGCATGCAGTCAGATTGGAGTGATGGTTGTTGAGTTGCGTAAAGAGAACCACCATATCTACCTTTTCTATACGCTTCAATAAACCAATACAAATTAATACTTGCATATATCATatcttaattgttttttttgaaggaaaatcatATCTTAAATGTTaccaacaaaatatataacatcTAGAATCTAGATTTAAACATTAAagggttattaaaaaaaattgcacataaaataattatacaaaaaaaaataaaatgcacatGTGAAACCCGTCAAACCTTATATACCAGTCAATGATATTATTCATAACCCAATATAAAAACGAAGAAATGTATACATTGATATTTCCAATAGATTCAGTCCAACTATATATTTTTCGAGTACATCTGACTAAGTCAGAggcaaaaaaattatcataccAAGTAAAAAGCTGAGGAAAAATGTAAACCTAATATGCGCTACTTTTAGATGATCGTTTTCCTATAATTTAACTTTCTTGCGGCCATGATTCATCTAGGCTAAATTGCTACAtctacaaaaataaatgctaaattGCTTGAATCAGTTGAACAACATCATAAGTTCGCTCCAACAATCCAAACTAACACTAAAAAGGAAGAAAACGTTACTAGATGATTATTAATCAGTAATAAGGGCCCTTCTCCATTAATAtatagatagtttttttttttttttgggtaagaATAGACAGGTCAAATTTAATAATCCTCCAAATAATaaacttgatttttattttctgtcaaagaaaaattaaataatttttcggATTAAAATGATATGCATGGCcaacgtaaaaaaaattatactattaATAAATAATAGGCTTTTTTTGggagaaataataaaaaaaattaagaagaagaaataataagctttttactttaatatatttaccttaaattcatataataatttatgattttctccATTTCTTCTATTCATACCCTGTGattgagaaaaaaaactaaatattgcCTCTAAAGTCGATTAAATCGTTTGAAGGTCAATTTTATATAGTGTATAAGTCAGACAAATTCTGCATTTTATATAAGTTAGTTTTTAACATTTGATCAATAAATCTTTTTATTAGGTCATGAAATATGATGtgatttgttgatttaatgatGAAAAAGACATTTGTACGCGGTGCAAAACTATTTTGCCCGTACATTATGGTCAAAACCTCTTTTAAATTGTACCCTTTCCGCCCTTGGTCGTTTAGAGATTTGGGTTGAGAATATGGTGGAGTTTAACttatttacaaaatcaattttcaaaactttttatttttatcaaactcaACGTTATGTGGTGGAAGGGACTAACTTATTATATCATGAGTAACATTTTGGATCAATttgtaacttttaaaatataagggaccaacttaaaacctaaaatgaataaaagagaCGAAACATGCAATCAAACCAATAAAAgccaaaaaaatgaatattgccTGATCTATATATGTTTAGATCTTTCGAAAGGTTGATTCTATGATGCACAAGTAAGACAAATCTTGTATGCATAAACTAAttttcacaattaaatcattaaATTTCTTTATTAGTTCAAATGATATATGATGTGATTTTTTgatctaataataaaaaatatatgtgggtctattttttgatatattgatctccccaacaaaaaaacatttgtgCGTGATGCAAAATTATTTTGCTTGTAAATGATTGGCAAAACCTCCTTTGAATTGTACCAATTCTTCTACATATATATTTGGCTGTGTTCTCAGCAAATAGTTATTCCCCTCTTGTCATTGCAAGTATGTTTTTCCATATTACTTTTTGTTTTGgctgaactattttttttacgaaattattttatatttgttgtaCTCTGCTATATTATATGCATATATACTTCTGGTTTTTAAAAAGATTATATAGATAATCAACTTGGTTTGCAGAATAAAAATAGCGGTCCTTGTCATTTCTACGTGTAATATCTAAATGCCTTTTCCTTTTTGATATATACCTATGGTCTGTATTTGCCccctatatataataatataaccaaTCCATACCccaaatatatataatgtacACGATTCTCACGTCTTCTAGGTCTACACGTTatgtatatatagatattaattCCCTTCATTCTAACATTATTTAACCCCCTTTTCGCGTTAAATGAATCGTCTACATGGGAACTTAGAATCTCAATATCTCATATTTGCTATATGGTATAAATAGTATGTCTATTAATTGATTAGGAAGGCAAATTTGTCATCAATTATAAGTTTATATTTggattcctaaaaaaaaaagtttatacttGGGCAATATGGAGGCACACTCTAACACCGACAGCTAACGAAAACAGGAGAGTGGTCGTCGGTGCACAAGACATGACAATGAACGGCTCCCGACAGCTTTTAGAAGAATCGAATCACATCAGAATGAGAGAGATCCTGAGGCCGTGTAGGTATGAGactacatggttgaaggaagactTATAAGagttgtttggtactacctatatcaataagatgcatcttctttttggtagctcattccataagaactccacagttaagcgtgttTGACTTGGAGCAGTCTTTGGATTGGTGACCTACGATAAgtgtgcgagtgaggacaaaatgCACTGAAAAGACTTATGTTGATTTGTAGGGTAAGTCGGCAATGTTTAAAATCGTCTGGGATGTTACATACAatagaaattataattttttttagaggagacaTTATAAATAGATGTTGTGTATGGTTGGATgagataatatattttaatggaGAAAAAATGTGTATACTTTTGTAATGGATCTCAATATTAAGTAGTActttttttaagacaaaatgTGCTTAAAAACCATCAAAACTAACTACAAGGAAAACAAGGTCAGAATTACATTGTCAACCAACAAAAAACCATGAACCACCTTAGAGAGGTTGAATTATAACACCAAAAACTTAAGATAATCAATGTAGTACTTAAAGTTATGAGTCTGCCCTACATAATAGACCAATCTTTTAGAGTTAGTTGGGGATTAGTTGGTGCTCTCCATGGTGTTGTTGATAATTTTGTGCAACATGGCTTGATTATGTGTGGTTTGGTGTCTTTAATTGTTGAGAAACAACATATTATTTGATATTGAGGTGGTCGAATGGATAGGAATATTTCTCATATATGTGGAGTTCATTTGGTCTCCTTTCTTTTATTCAGAATGTTGCATTAATCcacaaaatgacattaatgtGACTTCCTTCTTACCACATGTATAAGACAACACAACATGCAGGACGGTAGATCAACATGGCTAACGGAGTACTTGAACGGAGGGACCTTTTTTATGAACGTCTGACAAATTTAAGGACTAAGTTGATACTTTGAATAATTGAGAGATGAATTTGGCCGACCCGtaaaaattcaaggacaaaTTTGATGGTTCACTCAAAAATTCACAGTGAGctacatttcataaaaaaaaaatagctattCATACTCATGTTAACTTTACAAAGAGATGAAAATTATATCCAAGTTGATCCTCAAGCTTAGATCTCCTTCCACCTTAGTACGTATGCTTCTTGCTCCTTGTGTTCTCCttgtatttctttttgaaaatgtgAGAAATTCCCTTTCAAAGTGAACCTTTTTACATTGGTATGGAGAGTGAGAATTCACCAAGCAACATGTAGCTCACATAACGATTTGAACTTTCTGTATTGTGAAGACATTTTCAGTTATAGTTTGTGTCATTAAAACCATCATAATTCGCTAAATGATTTAATCTGATCGCTCAACGAATTGTGCTCTTCAAATACTTCTAAATCTTTGACATGAATTGCTAAGTCACTAGTTTGCTCGCTTAGCACCTTTACTTTTCCTGTAAAGACACAAAAAGGTTGAAAAAGTTTAAAGTAATTTATGCGTTGGAATCCACTTAAGTTcaatttgaattaattaatgaaatggAATGGAGTAGCGTGAATTGAAACATAATGAAATAAAGTGAAATGAAATAGAGATTTCATCGTATCGTTGGAGTATTTTATGATatgacaaaataatattttcattctATTGTTTGGAAAATGAATGAAACGAAcaagttaaatttttttaaaatatataactttttaaaaacattttattgtGTAAAATAGAGAGTAGGCAACTCAACTTGTTTGACTTAAGATTAAGTAATTGACGAGTTAAAAATTCAGAGTTGAAGTAAactataattatatattattcaacCAAATAGAAAATTCAACCaaataaaaagttgtatttCATTCTCGAAAAAGAAAACAGTTATATAGAGATTTTATGTTGGAAAGATATACTGCGTCACTGCTTGTGTGTAGATCAGAGATATATCAGAACCGCTGCTTGTTGTTAAATCCATCGTTGCTGCTAATTATGTATTAATTAAGTAACTTTTTTTGACAGATAATTAAGTTACTTGAACATGTAAaattaagttacttttttttggACAGATAATTAAGTTACTTGAACATGTTAAATTACTTTAATTTGTATTAATTGAATGTGGTCACCGTCCCTCCACCTATAAAAAGTTTTGGCAAATCTAAGGAAGATTGAGAAATGATGATGGGACCTCCAATCTAATGCCATTATTGTCAAATGGATGGTATGGTTAGAGTATAGGACATACACACATCACTACTAATGATATAATATCCGTTGGATGTCATATGTACGGTTCAGGTATAATCATTTTATCATCGCCATGAGAAGAGGATAAACTTTATATTGAATGACCTCATACTTCTTGTATTCACGAGtgcaaaaaataaactttttattaAGAAATGAATTCTCTCATCTTGTTTTTTTAGTGTGTTGTTTGGGATGTTAGTATTTTATCATTTAACaatatttggatttggatttttttttgtcaaatactcTATTAATTGGAACTCACATTTTAAATGAGGAGAAACGAGGTGTATGAGGTTCGGATCCCGACTcctgtatatattatgcaatatttCTATCAATTAAACTAATCTTAAGGGATCTTTATTTAATAGAGAATTAATGAAAAATTCGATAAAGGATAAATAGAATACGAGCTCCTTAGTTCGAATCTAAAATAACTATTATGAATTTAGGAACGGTAGAATTAAAGGTCGTGACATTCAAGAGATAGATAGCTATTTTAACGAGgaaaaaacacattaaaaaacatattgatTGATAAAAGGTGTTTTCAGACCGGTATAAAATCCAAAGCGGGAAGCCCAACAAAAACGGCCCAAGAAACCTAAGATCAGAATCCCTCACAGACAAGTTATATGAAATTATGCACACGATTAACAACTATGTAGGCTTGTGTCCCACTAAGTTTTAAAGGTGTGTGTTCATGGCTTCTTACACTAATACATatattacttatttatttattatatttactaaaaaaaaattccttcaaaaaaaactttatcaACCTTccatatacatacatatgttACGTTATGGAACCTATTAAACAAAAATGTCTCGCTCTGCATCTCTCAACATCTTCTTTATGTTGGTTTCATtttcattaataattaatatgtgATAACAatgtaattatatattttggaaAAACTTAAAAGGTTTTGAATCAAAAGGTGTCATCaatctttcttttaaaattacaaaaacaaactttgttttttttagttattttgaattttaaatgtgactttagttagttaatttaatccttaaatatattttttgttaatcaATTTGGTCTATACAATGAATAATAAAAGAAACATTTGAAGAAGTGTTCATAGTTTTGATAAAAATCAAATACTTTAGTGAAAACACATCACACATTTAGAGACCAAAATAACTACTTCAAATATGTATCGACCtctaaattaatattgtatgtCGGTCTAAATTGTTTAAGAAGACCCtcttacaaaattaaaattggatttttaaattatttaagatGGTCctgctaatatatatatatatatatatatatatgggttttgctacaatagacccaCCTCTTTTCATGAAGGTCCATTTTAGCAAGCTGCACCTTTTGCTTTTGGACAAAAAgaccaattttttgttttttggaaaaGACAAAAATCAAGGGCAACATTGTAATTGTGTGTGTCATTGTTAATTGTCTTTGTATCTTTCCTGACATCTCTCCCTTCAATCGACCTCTTCCTGGATCCATCTTCCCCCTTTTCTATTCTTCTTCCAATTTCTTCACATCAAACTTTCAATTTCTTGAAATCAAATGTTGTTGTTCTGTGGTAAAATTGATTCTTCTTCCAATTTGTTAACTgcaacaataatttattttcctccagcaaaattgattttcttaatttaattgattgtgtattttgttattttgattggTTAGTTCAGTTTTTCtggtttaattttgattcataCTGTCTATAGTTTGACAGTGACATCCCATTAGGTAGAGAGGAAGGAATCACGGCGACGGGGTTGTAATCGGCGGAAAGAGCAGATGAGGTTGGAAGTGGGTGGAAGAGCGAGTTTGTAGTGTTTGATGGGAGTCGTCTCATACAGTGGCCACGACGACGACGGAGACCTGAGATACGTCGTAGGTGATAAGTTCGGTGATTGGCAGAGTTGGGTTTGAGAGTTCTAAGACGGCGGAGGAACGGTGACGATGACATAGATGACATAAGATGAGttaacaaaaggaaaaacacacaaaactagaaaatctttaaatttaatttaaaataaaaaacaacatttaatgataaattacaattttatccctCAGTTTTGTCttttccaaaaaacaaaaaattggtcTTTTTGTCCAAAAGCAAAAGGTACAGCTTGCTAAAATGGACCTTCATAAAAAGAGGtgggtctattgtagcaaacccatatatatatatatatatatatatatataatgcctcaattattcaaaatttcaGGCTCCGCACTAATGATGCAAATAGTTGTCCTACTTATAGAGCTAATTTGACAACTAACATCTTAACTTCCTCTGCATCGTCGACGACCAGATCGCATCTCAATTTAGAAATAGatgttgaaaaattaaattttagggattttctcaatttcttcttAAATGAAGTGTAACAGTGTGAAAGTGAAGGGAGGTGGGTGTCTTTGGAAAACTAGAGGGAATCTCATAATAGGTTATTGTAATTTGCAATTTCAAAAATGCTTTTTTAAAGATTATGTAAGATGAATTCCGCTCATTATCTAAATGGATTCGTTCATTCGCAAAGTAAATGATCGAAATGTTCctacgcatgttaacatgcgctagtgcAAATTATAATGTAACTTAAGCTACGTTGCGTAAGTTAACATGCACTAGTGTTATTTGTAGAATACTAGCGTaagttaacatgcgctagtgtaTTGTGTAACGTGAGTTAACCCACGTTGCAATTTGCACTAGCGTGAGCTAACTCACGTTCATTGCAGACAACAGAAACTGCAATAAATGCAGGCAGTTACAGAACTGTTTTTGAAAAGTCTAGAATGACCCGTAATCACGCCACATTCGTAACTTAACTGAATTACGTTAGTTTAAGAAGATTATCGGATAATACGACATAATCGATCCAAATTACTCAAAAACATAGTTTTTCTCACAATCACGTAATCACACATAAACAATCCAAACGGTCCAAATTTCACAAATTCGCCGGTAATGACCCGTAATAATTTAAACACACTTAATGACACGTAAACGAtccaaaataattcatttcatatatttatataatattagttacatattggccataaatatcaaaattacacaaccTGCCACCAAAAAATATGTCGGGGTGTAATACCACAAAAAAATGGGACGAACACCGA
It encodes:
- the LOC11430196 gene encoding putative uncharacterized protein DDB_G0285119, translating into MDSGNSGSMQSSSCGDEIEDYDSRGDSNNFSALLNNQQPPTTRINHVLNTPSHPSSSLPQQQMFDPLVNYYMDSLQKASPSSNQNQNSFLNLDMMWAKATGRSEPNNTDLSSLMVPSSSSQQNHQQQQAFLLSQLAAGQTRENVASSVHTTHQQQHHSLPQESTSRGGISLTNDQQNLNNNNMGRNPKKRSRASRRAPTTVLTTDTTNFRAMVQEFTGIPAPPFSSPFPRTRLDLFGSSVSSRSLSSQMDPPPLHQAPPYLLRPFAQKIQPHYSFSQIPSSFPSLENSTNSASINYHNHPLMQHNQILGFQSISSSQAPTKYPHGAQQPSLEISPKMGVFEELGLSHAHDHVNNNNNNIGVLHQQNMVPASSSERVNNNMRNTTTSEDQWGQRTSSTSINGDNDGGGGRIVVGSLSGIQERNSSASDFGVEKGQECGVVVATTTRGEGTVESWINCSSSD